The Pelmatolapia mariae isolate MD_Pm_ZW linkage group LG2, Pm_UMD_F_2, whole genome shotgun sequence sequence TTTTCGGAGACTTTTGTTACCCACCAGTTCGAAGCTAACTGGGATGTCGAGACCCACAAGAGCCAGCGAGAATACTGCACTCCCAGCACATCGTGCCTTAACCACCCGGTCAGCTTCGAGCTAGCGGCCTCTGAAGCATGCTGCCTATTTTTGcaagatctcgcaaaagttcatctgcattttttttctcccatatCCCTTGCGGGGCTCCGTAGCCTTGCAATAAACATACACAGCATATATATTAACTACTCCACCTCCTTAATCAAAAACAAGAATCCTGGCAAAAAATCTTCATAAAGGTAATAAAAAGAGTCTCTctcacagcaaaaaaaaccaaaacaaaacaaaagaaatacagaagaaaaaaaacaatccctCCTCActgtaattttctttttgatCGCAACACATTTTCTTTACCCCAGAGGAATCTGCATTTTTCATGGGGACAGCCTTTTACTGGCCCTCTCTAATGCCAGAGTATATGGTGCACTCTGGTGACTCCTTCTTACTCTTCCATCTTGAAGATTTTCTTGAGGGGAAATCCAGAGCCACATAGTTTAGTCCTACTTCTTCACCCTCCTGTAAATTATTAACAGAAATGaacaaacatttgaaaatatttttaaacacataggacacataaacacaaacaacacagagAACAACACATAGCCttgtctgtttgtttctctTCAAACGATAGTCTTATTTGACATGAGATGACTTCATGTTTCCGTGCAATGGTAACTGCAGGTGTTTCATATTTGCTAGTTACGATCATGAAAACGCATATCTAAAGTAGACATATTACACTAAAGTGTGACCTAACCAAAATGTCATTGTTCACTTTAAAGGACTTGTTGGTGGGATGTCAGATGTGATTCATTACTAGACTGTCATTTGACACCTCAGCTTCAGatcaaaactattttttttacctttgctGTCTGCACTTTCTTGTATTTCACAACATCCAACTGCTTCCTGTTTCTTTTACAGAATGTTTATCTTACTCGTTCTGTGTGTTTCAACCTTAAAAATTCAGTATTTAATTTGTCAATGATAGTACCTATCAATGCAGTACCTATCCAATATTATGATCAAAGTCTAGTCATATATTTCATTATTAGATAGATATTATATGGATATTTGGATAGCTAtagatgatgtgtgtgtgtttacctcaTTGCTCATTTGATCCCCAGATGATTTTTCCTGTTCAACATCAGTAAAGACTTCTACTTTTCCTGTTCATTAAAAAAGATAttaacagtgaaaaaaaattatttttcaccTTGTCAGGTCAGAATCCAGAATAAACTGTTTAAGGCTATAGTAATGCTGTACAGAGCCTCCATTTACTCTCACAGCAGCTACAGTTATATACATGATGATAGAAACACATTTTAGCACCAGCAAATTCAAACTGTTAACCTCCTGTTTTACCACTGTGGTCGATTAAAATCTGACTACTGGAACAGCTGCTTAAGTCTGGTGGAGTCATTTTTATGTTCATGAAATCTGATTGAAACAACTTCTGTTTAATTATCTGCAATTGTGACTTCATCTATTAAGTAACTATTTGAATTCTAGTAAACTaggaatatttttgtttgtgtttacttATATACACTATTGTAATGGAAATGTTGATAAtagttttagaaaaaaaaatttgttttaCAGAAAACTTGCATGAACCACAAGGAATTAATTTGAAATTCAAATTTCTGGCAGTTGTGAagtttgacagttcactctgcTGAATAGAGCCAAACAGAAATATCACACAGAAAGTGCTGAATATGTTGAAAATTCACTAATTTTGTTAAACATGACTGATTGCTTTAAAATAATCGTTGGCCCTTTTTCCAAAACTGAAGaactttaataaataaaagttaactATCCTCTGCCAGTCTGATGTGCAATCAACTTAAATGGCAAATGTATTTATAcagtaaaatacaataaattataaaaatattcaaagatgCAAATTATCAATAAATACATTGTCAGACAGattgagctttttttcattcatctgAGAGAACAGCGCAGTGGATTTAGTATAGTCATGACTTTCCCTTACATTTCCCTACAGGTAGGCTCATCAGGTTGCGTTAGTGGACTGCTGTTGTTAAATTCTTATCTTTTAGTTCAGCAGACTCCAACTTTGTCACATACTGCAACTGGTGATTGTCGTCTTTCTTTTGCTCTGGTGATGTTCTGTGAGCTGAAAGGCCTCTCTAATCAGAACCAATAAAATATTTCATGACTTTCATGGCTGTGGTGAGCACAATTTAAATTTGCATAAATTTTATTCATGCAAAAGTTCAAATAAATATCAGTTTGATGATTTTAAAGTTATAATAGAGTTGTTTGAGAGCTTAATTTAAAGGTTGAACATATTATATGGGACAACTCATGGGCCACAATTgagaattatttatttaaagtttaaaaaaaatagcactAAAAGGGTAGAAAAACCAAATGCCCTGAATTAATTAAAAGTGTAtatcataataaataaaaacataataaattaaatgaaaggctCTGAGCTGTACAAATAACAATCAGGATAGAAAAGGACTTCATCACTACTCCTAGTTATAAATGTCATAAGAAACCTACAAGATATTCTCTTGTATAAATAATGATTGATATTAGTATTagcttttaatattttaacatgttttaatctCATTGGTCATGCATTTAATTGACTTTTCAACTTTTGTCCTTTGGCTACACTgtgaatacataaataaatagctAATGGAGCATTTGCACGTATATCAACCACACCGGGTAcgactcctgtcagctaagaacttCAAATTGAGGTTACAGTTCAGTAAATAGTAAAATAAGTCATTTGCTTGGGAATTTGTCCAGCATTTTGtacatatatttgtatatatatatatatatatatgtatatatatacgcACACTACGTTATATTAGATGTGATTAACTTACCTTTGCAGTGCTCACgaggttgttttttcttttttctttcttttttctttctggtgAGAATCAGTGCTaaattcacaaacacagagcaggcCAGCAGTACGCCAAGCACAGTAACGAGCAGGAACTCCTCTGAAATAagaaaacatcacagcagacTATTAACATTCTAATTATATAATGGCATAATAATGTACATATCTCACTGTGAGTGCGGTCACAGTATTAAAGTTTCATTTAAATAGTTTTCATTCACTGCATGAATTTTGAGTTTCAGAAGTAGAAACTCAGgaaaagctaaaaacaaaaaacattcaggATTCCAACCACTTTTTGACTCAATTTCCAAGATGTACAGTGTCTCAGTAATAAATCTTCATAAACATTAGTTCATACGTTTATGATTTTTATGCGAAGAGAAAGAACAAAAAGCACAAGTAGCAGAGGCAGCCAAAAGGAACCTGCAATAAGTCTTGTAAGCTTTAAACTGCAAATCTGGTTTATAGATTTCCAACCACTGTGGACTGTGAGACGTAAGAACATTATGACGTTTATATTAAGTATTTTGAGCTGTCAGCAGCTAATGATACACCATATTGCAAATCAACGCAATGATCACCTAATTATCTAACTCACATCAATTTTAGATGGCTCAAAACTACCATGCGAAGCCCTCTAGTATATATTCATGGAAACCAAGACAGCAATAACAAGCAAAATAACTAAAGACGTAAATAAGACTTTACAAACATACTGGTCTCCAATTTAGCTCCTTCACCAAACAGGATCTGTCCACATGTGACCACAGTACAGTAGTAGGTCCCACTATCAGATGTTTCACCATATGGACACTGATCTGTCTCAGTTTTGTTCTTGGAGAGGAGCGAACACTGCAGAGTCACTGCATTACTCAGATGGACTGGCTCCACTTCTCGAGTTTGTTTCATGGTGACAAATGTATTTTGCGTTTTAGGATCTGTGGGAATCACATAGAGACATAAAATAGCATTAACTAGAATTGTTTGGGTTTAGCCACAGATATGATATAAACAATCAAATTAACATACTTTACCATTCACTGCCAAAATTGTgccatttttaaatgtcataCTGAATGATGATCCTGCTTGACAGAAGTATGTTGCTTCATCTTTTTTGCTTACATTTCTTATGATAAGAGAATGCACATTACCCACTTTTGTGGCACTGAATCTTGAGTTGTTcttttgaaataatattttgtCAAAACTTCCTTCAGCAACTGTTTGAACCATATATCCAAAATTCAGCTTATACCAGTAAAACAACCCTTGATCACGTGCAGAGAGTGCACATGTCAGAGTCACATTTTCTCCGAGTTTAGCCGCAGTTAAAGAGATCTGCTGAGGAACCTCATTCATTTCAATCAAAGCTGaagaaaagagacaaacaataacagttagaacacaacagaaaaaaaacatttaaaaagtatattcatcatgtaatgCCAAATATTACCAAACCtcatatattttgttttacattgtttaCAACGATAAACTTACACAATGTACTTAGAAGCATCAAAGAAACCAGTCTTCCAACCATTGTGGTGCCTCAGCCTTCTCTTTCATAACTAATATCTTTCCACTCAAAGGAAGATTTAGTCATGAGCTGATTAAGGTTTACAAAGTGGAAATCACAGTGATTGGCTGAAGCACAAAATGCACTTCCTGTAAAAATTTGCAAACCACATTTACATATTTAGAAGCAAACACATTATTGCAAGCTGATGACAGAACAAAAAAAGCACTCTGCTTATGTTAAGTTATGCTGTGTtacacttttacttttttgagAATTGTAATGTAATTCCATAATTTTATTATACTCTACTTGATCTGCTAGTCTTTATCGACCTTTGAGCTTCAAATTGTTacatttaattgttttgtaaatgtaaatgttaaaaaaattagTGAAGTTAATTTAGGTCCTTGTCAGTCTGTTGAAAAAATGAATGATGATACACAAAACTGACATGGATCACCTGTTAGCTCTACTTTTACAGAGTGATAATGCAACTTTTAACAGTGGCTGAATACGTTCACAACTGCTTAAAGAAGTGTGTTGTGATTTTGCCAGTGATAACGTAAACTTTATTCTGAACTCTATTTTCTGTTTACACAAAAAATAgagtttaaaaactaaaagtttTACCAACCGTTTGAAAAAAATTTAAGTGCCAAAAATTAACCTGACACTTTGAAACATGAATGACCaacaaacagggttttttttcctttgtcatGACATGATATTGTAGGCAGGTACTTACAGTAGAAGAAGATGCTTATTGAGTAATTCTCTGCGAGGTTAGAAATAATGAGGGAAAATATGAAAAGAGGCCACCACAGACGTACACTCATTGTTTTGATTAAAGCTGACTGCAGGAAGTGTAtgctgtgtgcagcttagtgTGCtacaaatccatccatccatcatttttttaaattatctgtTATTTATGTCATTTCTTTTTCAAGTTATTGTAccctaaaaaataaatcacattttccaTAACTTACATGACATTAAGTGAAACCAGCCCCAGTCACATTGCCACACACTTTATCTCCCTGCACACAAAATGTTAATTCCATGTTACATAATTTGTTTCATATCTGCGTAGACAAACTAAGATCATTTTTTAACCATAACCAAGTATTTTTGTTGCCTAAGCCAACAGAGTAGTTTTGGTTGCTACAACTACACCTTTACTGGCTGCACTGATACTGTGCTGCCAGTGCTGATGCAATGAATTAGTTTTCTGTATATCAGAGCTTAGCAGACACCTACTCATAATCAAACATGCAATGAACTGAAAAATACTGAACAAGAGTCTTTATTGTGGTGTCCTGTCTGTTTTGTTGTGCTTTTGCTATTAGGCTTAATTTACTATATCTTGCTcttcattcagttcatttgcaaATAAGGACTTGAAGTCACCTGCAGAGCCTTTTATCTCTATCATACTTTCAGTATTTTCAAGATCTCTGTTGTAACGTATGTAATTTTGTCTATAAGATGAATGaaaattgttcttttttgtAAGCTGTTACCTTGATGTGGTTTTTGTATAATTTGCAAATTGTTGACATGCTGATTAAATACAAAATCATATAAATCATTCACTTTACTTTCAAAGGACAGGGAAGATGAAACCCTTCACAGAGGTGTGAAACGATGAAGGAAAAATTCAAACGACATCAAAACAGAAGCACACTGGTTCACTGCATGCTGTATGCAGCCtagtatttgaaaaaaaaaaatcccctgtTGCCCCTTCAGGCGGTTTGtccttcaagctcaggtcctctaccagaggcctgggagcttgagggtcctgcgcagtatctcaGCTGTTCCGAgtactgcgctcttctggacagagatctacAATGTTGTtgctgggatctgctggagccactggcctagcttgggagtcactgcacctagtgctctgattatcactgggaccactgttaccttcatgCTCCACATCTTCTTGAGCTCTTCTCAGAGTCCTTGGTGCTTCTCCAGATTCTCGTGTTCCTACTTCCTGATATTTAGATTAAGATCACATTTCCAAGAGAAGTCCCACTATGCGACAAAAACGGTTCAGGAAACACAATACAAAGTGCAAGGTGTTGATCTGGCCTTCAAACTCAAGCATCCTGCACTGGAACAAGCCCACATATAACCCAATACACAACCCACAGAACCCAAAATGGTTGTTCATTCATTATTTAAATTATATAAAGAGATTTTATTGTAGATTAGAAAGTTCTTATCAACCCTGTGGTGAATTACAGCTTCATATATGATGTGCTCTGCATAACTGAGACTGCTGGTTGTGTCTGAGCTGGTGCATATACTGTGGATAGGACATGAAGGGAAGCCACAAATGATTAGACATGGAGACATGTCAAGAACTTTTCTGCAGGTAAGCATGTGTGCAGTCAGTGGCAATAAGTGCCAACCACCTTATTTATAAAGCAATTTGAAAACTGCAAgggctgaccaaagtgtttaacgaggacataataaaaatgaaaaaagaaaataaagtaaaaatatattttagtatATTGATATGTAACACCCTTATTCACATGCCAAAccgggaggggggggggggggggtgatagAAATAGGCAGTTACACATACACATGCTAACACCCTGGGGCTTATTCACTTATTGTtccatgtgttttctttttgtttgtttgttttttcaatgcTTAATCAAGATTCTCCAAAACTTCTCAGACCTCATGTATGTTTATAGGTGGAAACACTGACCTTTACAAGCTAACAATTACCAGTGACGAGGCAACTGTCTAAAAATAGTTTGACTGAATCAGCAAAAGTtttgtactttttcactttccAGTATTGTGGTATGTCCCAGTATCAGTGCTTGTGAAAGAACAAGCAAAGCCACATGTAAGCCCCATGCAAGATGCAAGCTATGGCTGGCTACTTTTCTGCTTTCAACGCCCTACCAACCCTGTTTACTCAGAATGCATATGCATTTGGGCATCAACAGGACGTGTAACTAGTTCAAAACAAGCTGCCGCGGATTATTTTTAGCTGaagctgtagatagtttttagACCTTCCTTCCTGAATGTGGCCTCATTTTGCTATGATTAATCTAGATTTGTACAAAAATAACCTTTAAAATATACAACTACAACTTTTAAAACATATaaatagatatagatatattagtTAATTAATAATTTCAGTCGAGCGGAATCTTTGACTAGTGTGATAAGTGCGATAAGAAAAAAGACATGACAGGTGTTATAAACCAAGATGAATGTTGTTTGGCTTCTTATGAGGTGAGTGTGGGggactaaaaaaaacaatgtacaCACCCACCAACCACACATGTGGTTAAACTGTACAACCTTTGATTTTTACATCCAATTTAACTTAAACCAAGTCAGAGGTTATAATTTAAACTTAACCGAAAGGTCCTTAGACTCTTGACTTGGCTAAGATAAATGCTTCTTTTTAAAGTAGAAGCTTTTAACTCAGATTATTGATGAGCAAATACCACAATGTGCAGGATGACACATGAATGATTCGAGCAGGCACGATCAATTATAGAAGGAAACCACACTGCTACAATGGAAATTCTCATAAAACAATTTTCATATCACAAGTGAAGCATATGCATACTATTTATGCAAACTGCTAGTGTCAAAACATGACTTGCTCTGTTGGAGGGGTTCAGCACGTTAGTTTCACACACcgaaactaaaactaaaaagcaAATGAGAAAAAGATGCCCTCAGTAGATTCACACCTCATTCGGATCACACAAACTGCTGctggatatttctaattttagagatactgCACAAATGGAATAAAATAGTCTcgtatgtgcattgaaggacatatcctggtcaaaaatgactcaagGGTTCCTGAGGCACAGTTtcactggaggccaaggtaatgccatccagagtaagaatcctGTTAGATatcatatttctaagattttcagggccgagtacagtaacctcagttttatctgaatttagaagcagaaaattagaggaCACCCAGGTCTTTATTAAgatattcctgcagtttaactaattggtgggTTTTATCTGGCTTCATGCATTGAGGTTTAGCAGGACAAGCATGGAGATgactccactgtcagaggccaaaagaagatcatttgtaactaaagctgtttctgtgctgtgatgagctctgaaacctgaataaaactctttaaataaaccattcctctgcagataaCTGCTTAGCTATTTTACAGCTACTGTTTCAagaatgtttgaaataaaaagaagtttagagattggcctataattagctaagaccgCTGGGCCaagtgatggctttttaagGATTTAACTACTGCCCGCTTGAAGCTCTGTGATACATTATTATTAGAGATGGGTAAATCAtctttaagattgaagcattaattaatagtaggacttctttgagtaGTTTtataggaatggggtctaaaagatatgttgatggtttggaggaagcaattactgaagttaactcagaaagatcagtTGGAGAAAAAGACTTTAAATAAACATCATTGGAACTGAAAGTAGCTGTgcataatgttacatctgtgagatgattatgagtaatttttttttccaattgtTAAAATTTTGTCAGAAGTATTAGCCCAGCAGTTCgatgcagtttttatttttaaatgaaatactAATTTCTTTATAGCACTTTGTTTCATTATCAGTAGTTGAAATATTTAAGTCAATGTAGAATAAATGCAGCATTGCAGGCCCAGCATGTTGATCAAGTGATGACAGGCACTCTGCTTCCACCTGCTGGTGAGTTGATAAATTCTTGTAATAAATCAAACCTTTAGCTCAGGCTTTCCCGGGCCACTCCCATCTCCATGAACTTTGTACTCTGTCCTCTATTGTGTGCCTTCTTCCTGTTTGGTATATATTTCTCTAGTTTGTATATATTCCTCTTGTCATATACACTCCTCTTGTCTGTTATTTATTCTTGCTGACCAACAAGTTATATGTTTATATGATGCACAGTTGGTGTGAAGTGCCCACAATTTTGGTGTActgaacaacaataacaacaacaacaacaacaattcaCATAAAGCACAGCATTTTTGGAGTGTTTATCACCCTGCATATATTTTGCACACTGCCTATGGCTGTTGCAGGTGGTGAGAGCTTTTATTAAGCTAAATCAGATTAAAACCAATTTGAGTTACACTAGCTCTCAGGACAGAAACATATTTTAGTTGGTTATACtttgtttgaaatttgtatGAGAATTTTAATTTACTTCTATCCAATTTACTTATGTCTTCTAGTCCTAGGTGCATTCCTCAAAAAGTATGCTACAGTATACTTTGCTAAATACTTTAATAACGcaatttgtaaaaaatataaaaaaaatatttcttaacaGGAGTTTTACTAATAATGTATGgattgcataattttaaattgCCTGCTGTGAACAACTCTCCTCCAGTGCTCTGCACATCTCTGGTAAATCGCTGCAGTAATGTTAAGACCAGACTCAACTTTTACAGACACGTAAGACAAAGCAGACTGTCATTTGCATCACAGCTGATTCTTTTGTCTCACATTAggtgaccattcaaacagctcTCTGACACTAAGCAGAAGGGCAGTGACTTCTGTGGCCACTTCACTGGCCTACATGTTACTCCCAGCTGTGATTTTAACATACATACATGGTCGTCCTTGCAGGAATCATTGACAGAAAACATTTACAGAACAGtgttagaaaaacaaacctcttctttgtattttgtgGGGATGTAGGGATTTTTGCTTTTACCATTTTAGTGCTTGTTTTTCAGCTGCCGCGCACCATTTGCATTACATTGAAACTATTGTCACCCCTTAATGATCATGAAATAAAAGCCTTCCTCCAGCAGCAACACccatttcatgtgttttttccttttatacaATTATAGATATAATATagtaaatatagaaaaatattGGGTGGCTCAATACTTTTTGCAGAGTTTtagaatttgaagaaaattagacaatacattaaaatattaaGTTGTAACCTAACAGGTAGGACATGCTCATAATTCAAACAGAAGTCTGAACAAGTAACAACCGAGCAAATTGACCAACCCAggctaaataaaaaattacGTTCTACCAGCCTCAGACATCAGCTCCAAATATGGTTTTGGATCTATAATGAAATTTGTGTGCAAGAatattttttctatatttaattTCCTTTAAGTTGTATCGATTTATTAGGTTAATATAATTTTGGTGATTTGCAGTGCAAAATGTCAAACTGACAAGTGTTTAAGAAGGGAAGCtatcaaattaattaaattcagctcagttttatttatatagtgccaaatcacaacaacagttgtctcaaggcactttacatCATAAGGTtcagatcctacaataatactgaGAAAATCTCCTATATGTAACTATTCAAGTCAAAGTTTTTGTGAAGAAAGTGCCATCTCTTGGTGACACTCTGCAAATGAATGAAAAGGTGTGTTTATATCAGGGAGGGATCCCAACTGACTGACACTTAGCTGTTAGTGTGGATTTGTCACAGTGAAGGTACATTATTTGCCAACACACCTTGTTTGCCTGCCTCTACAATGAACCAGTCAGTACTTGCGAGGCCAAATCCTTTTTCTAAGATGGCTTACGCTCCACTTTTCATTTCTAGAGTGTTtcatgtatatatgtatatatttactgCATAAGCCCAAgataaaaactaaatacaaagaTATTCCTGGTGATAAATTCCTGCCAACACAGCAAATTCTTGATTTTATCATTACTTGAAGCACAGTTTAACTTTATGCaaccttttttttacttttggatCCTTTGGGATAGAAGCTgcttgatccctttacccctagtcctaaagtgtatatttattttcttactcttcttatatttattgtttgtttacttgcactgttgtaactggagcctcgccaccttgtctctctatatactgtactgtatatatgagaataaagtttactttgacttaagcacagcagca is a genomic window containing:
- the LOC134633977 gene encoding uncharacterized protein LOC134633977, producing MFFFCCVLTVIVCLFSSALIEMNEVPQQISLTAAKLGENVTLTCALSARDQGLFYWYKLNFGYMVQTVAEGSFDKILFQKNNSRFSATKVGNVHSLIIRNVSKKDEATYFCQAGSSFSMTFKNGTILAVNDPKTQNTFVTMKQTREVEPVHLSNAVTLQCSLLSKNKTETDQCPYGETSDSGTYYCTVVTCGQILFGEGAKLETKEFLLVTVLGVLLACSVFVNLALILTRKKKERKKKKQPREHCKGKVEVFTDVEQEKSSGDQMSNEEGEEVGLNYVALDFPSRKSSRWKSKKESPECTIYSGIREGQ